aggagaatatttgagttacgagtttggtcttcatttgaaacaatgtggaatagtttcgcaactcacgccacctcgaacaccacagcgtaatggtgtgtccgaacgtcgtaatcgtactttactagatatggtgcgatctatgatgtctctcactgatttaccgctgtcgttttagggttatgctttagagacggctgcattcacgttaaatagggcaccatcaaaatccgttgagacgacaccttatgaactatggtttggcaagaaacccaagttgtcatttcttagtgtttggggctgcgatgcttatgcgaaaaagcttcaacctaataagctcgaacccaaatccgagaaatgtgtcttcataggataaccaaaggagactactgggtacaccttctatcacatatctgaaggcaagatactcgttgctaagaatgggtcctttctagagaaggagtttctctcgaaagaagtgagtgggaagaaagtagaacttgatgaggtaacagtacctgctcccttattggaaagtagttcatcacagaaatcagttccagtgattcctacaccagtaagtgaggaagctaatgatcatgatcatgaaacttctgatcaagttactaccgaacctcgtaggtcaaccagagtaagatccacaccagagtgttatggtaatcctgttctggaagtcatgttacttgaccatgacgaacctacgaactatgaggaagcgatgatgagcccagattccgcaaaatggcttgaggccatgaaatctgagatgggatccatgtatgagaacaaagtatggactttggttgactttcccgatgatcggcaagccatagaaaataaatggatcttcaagaagaagactgacgctgacggtaatgttactgtctacaaagctcacttgttgcaaaaggttttcgacaagttcaacgaattgactacgatgagaccttctcacccgtagcgatgcttaagtccgtctgaatcatgttagcaattgccgcattttatgattatgaaatttggcaaatggatgtcaaaactgcattccttaatggatatcttaaagaagagttgtatatgatgcaaccaaaaggttttgtcgatcaaaaggtgctaacaaagtgtgcaagctccagtgatccatttatggactggtgcaagcctctcggagttggaatatacgctttgatagtgtgatcaaagcatatggatttatacagacttttggagaagcctgtatttactagaaagtgagtgggagctctgtagcatttctgatattatatgtggatgacatattgttgatcggaaatgatactgaatttctgaatagcataaaaggatacttgaataagaatttttcaatgaaagacctcggtgaagctgcttatatattgggcatcaagatctatagagatagatcaagacgcttaattgaactttcacaaagcacataccttgacaaagttttgaagaagtttaaaatggatcaagcgaagaaagggttcttgcctgtgttacaaggtgtgaagttgagtcagactcaatgcccgaccactgcagaagatagagagaaaatgaaagtcattccatatgcttcagccataggttctatcatgtatgcgatgatgtgtaccagacctgatgtgtgccttgctattagtttagcagggaggtaccaaagtaatccaggagtagatcactagagagcggtcaagaatatcctgaaatacctaaagaggactaaggatatgtttctcgttaatggaggtgacaaagagctcgtcgtaaatggttacgtcgatgcaagctttgacactgatcgagatgactctaagtcacaaaccggatacatattttattgaatggtggagctgtcagttggtgcagttccaagcagagcgtcgtggcgggatctacgtgtgaagcggagtacatagctgcttcggaagcagcaaatgaaggagtctggatgaaggagttcatatccgatctaggtgtcatacctagtgcatcgggaccaatgaaaatcttttgtgacaatactggtgcaattgccttggcaaaggaatccagatttcataagagaaccaagcacatcaagagacgcttcgattccatccgcgatcaagtcaaggagggaaacatagagatttgcaagatacatacggatctgaatgttgcagacccgttgactaagcctctctcacgagcaaaacatgatcaacaccaagactccatgggtgttagaatcattacaatgtaatctagattattgactctagtgcaagtgggagactgaaggaaatatgccctagaggcaataataaagttgttatttatatttccttatatcatgataaatgtttattattcatgctagaattgtattaaccggaaacttagtacatgtgtgaatacatagacaaacagagtgtcactagtatgcatctacttgactggctccttaatcaaagatggttatgtttcctaaccatggacaaagagttgtcatttgataaacgggatcacatcattagagaatgatgtgattgacttgacccatccgttagcttagcacgatgatcgtttagtttgttgatgttgctttcttcataacttatacatgttcctatgactatgagattatgcaactcacgaataccggaggaacacttagtgtgctatcaaacgtcacaacgtaactgggtgattataaagatgctctacaggtgtctccgatggtatttgttgagttggcatagatcgagattaggatttgtcactccgagtatcggagaggtatctccgggccctctcggtaatgcacatcactataagccttgcaagcattgtgactaatgagttagttacgggatgttgcattacggaacgagtaaagagacttgccggtaacgagattgaactaggtattaagataccgacgatcgaatctcgagcaagtaacataccgatgacaaagggaacaacgtatgctgttatgtggtttgaccgataaagatcttcgtagaatatgtcggaaccaatatgagcatcgaggttccgctattggctattgaccggagatgagtctcgatcatttctacatagttctcgaacccatagggtccgcacgcttaacgttcggtgacgatcggtattatgagtttatgtgttttgatgaaccgaaggttgttcggagtcccggatgtgatcacgggcatgacgaggagtcttgaaatggtcgagacataaagatcgatatattggacgactatatttggacatcggaatggtttcgggagaGATCGGGCATATACCGGTGCACGGGAGGTtgccggaacccccggggaggtatatgggccttattgagccttagtgggagagaggagaagggagcaaaggagggggcgccccccccccccccaagcccaatccgaattgggaggggggccggccccccctttccttcctccttcctcccccttccttctctcctaatccaactagggaaaggggggaatcctactcccggtgggagtaggactccccttggggcgcgcctaggaggcctgcctcctccactcctttatatacgggggaggggggcaccccatagacacagaagttgatcattgtcttagtcgtgtgcggtgcccccctccaccataatccacctcggtcatatcgtcgtagtgcttaggcgaagccctgcgccggtagcttcatcatcagtgtcatcacgctgtcgtgctgacgaagctctccctcgacactcagctggatcgagagtttgtgggacgtcactgagctgaacgtgtgcagatcgcggagttgccgtactttcggtactaggatcggtcggatcgtgaagacgtacgactacatcaaccgcattgtcataacgcttccgcttacggtctacgagggtacgtggactacactctcccctctcgttgctatgcatcaccatgatagattttgcgtgtgcgtaggaatttttttgaaattactgcgttccccaacaaagatgACACATGACAAAAAATTGACGAATGGACACGGGCGCGCATGTTTGGTTTGTATGAACATTAAAGCAAACAAATCAGACAGTTATAGACCTAGATGAGCTAAAAATTCATCTAGATTGAATTTAGCAAATCTGAAACAAAAAATCTAGCTACACGGTCaaaccaaaaataaaacaaaaggaggGAATAAAAAGACACGTGGCCCTAAAAAAACTAAGCCCACAAAGAAAAAACCAATACACAAAACATAATGACAGCCCACTAAAAAAATACCATATCAGGCCTCACTGCTTCATGAGGGATAAACAGAAAAACACGATAAGACAACAAGCACGACTCAGAAACACGTGTATCTAACAGTATGTGAGTTGGATAAAACATTGGTAACTCTTATTTAGATGGGAATTAGCAGACCAATCCGAAATGAGACCCCAGACCGCACGGCGAAAACGGCCTAACAAAAGACATGCGCGAACATGTCGACAAGTAGACACCAATCAAACGACGCGACACATAGCGCACATGACAAAAATAACCAGCGATCAGGATTTGCTCGACATTCAAAACAAACATATGACAGAGCAAAaacaagttcatgaattttaaacaaataaataaagaaagggaaagggaaagggaaaaaaggagaaaataaaaataaaaaaccatGAATTTAAAACTAATTCATAATTGAAAACAAATAatgaaatagaaaaacaaaaacaaaaaagaaaataaaacggAAACGAACAAAAAATGAATACTAAGAATCAAATGAAAGTTTATAAAAATGAGAAGAACTAGAGTTGAGTCGTTGCACAGACTTGTgaagagaaaatagaaaaacaCAGCCGACGGTGAAAAGAAACTAAGGCCCACTGAATGAGAGGCACGTGAGTGGACTATAGACAAAAAATGGCCTGCCAGCCCAATATCACCAAAGAAACACGACAACGGCCCGACCTGGCACTAGCAACAACCTGGACATGAGCTACGCGCGAGAGCAGGCTCAACGAGCGAGCGCACCAGCCACACCATCACGTTTTGCACAAATATTAAAAACAGGTGATCCAAAGACTCTCGACTTAGATGTGAGATGGTTATTTCACATCTAGACGTGAAATAGCAAATCTGTTACAAATAATGTTTCGATCCAAATTAATTGGTGCTGCTTTTGTATAACTTTAGTTCAAAGTTGTATTAAATCTATGCCAATTAATTTGGATTCGAGGGAGTAGCAACATTATTTTTAGATATAATATGCATTGGAATATTACAATATCCGGTTCTCGAAAACCATACAAATTTGTATTTCTAGACTAGACAAAGTGGAATTTTCCGGACACTGTGGGAACAAATAATGGTTTTATGGGAGTGCATTCCAATCCATAACGAGATTATGGTTACTAGTCGTTCTATTGGAGATTTctcgaaagaagaagaagaagaagaaaaagaaaaagtcggTTCTACTTAATTTGAGAAGTTGAAAACTCATCATATCCAGTGGCGTCTTGGCGAAAACTCTATATGCATCACGGGGTCCAGCTTGAGCTGCTGTACACTTGTATCCTTGCCTTGAGCCATGAATCCATGATGATGCTTGGCAATGCATTTTTGTGAGCCTGCAAGATGAGCATGGGATTTCAGAATTCAGATCCTAGTTGCACATTTCTTTGGAGATCATCATTGGGAAGTTATTAGATGTGTGGCAAAGTTATTAATTAGACGTACCCTAGCGGTGGGTCGGTGAGTCGTGTGCGGATTGTGCATGGGGCTGCGAGGGCGAGAGCGGGGACTCCTCGCTGCTGCGTCGTGAGCCATCCTGCACCTGGGCCGCAAACTGCAGGTTCCAGAGCACGTCCTCCACTGAGGGCCTCTGCGTTGGCTCCTTGGCCAGGCAGCCGAGGCAGACCTCCATGACGGTCCTCATGGAGTCGTCGGAGCAGCCCTTGCTGACCGCCGGGTCCACCAAGTTGCTCCTCTTGCTCGGTCCTTGTGCTGTCAGCGCCGATTGCAACTTTTTCGATCCACAAACTTTTTCCGATTACAACTCGCTctactatgtactccctccgtctcataatataagagcatttttaacGATAGTggagtgtcaaaaacgttcttatattttgggacagagggagtagtatataataTACTATTAGCAAGAATACAAGGAAAGGAAAGGAAACGAACCTGTTCTTTCATCATCTCCACCTCGTATATGGAACTGATGGGCCTGCCGGAGATAACCTCCAGCAGTATCACACCAAAATCGTACATGTCAATCTTATCGCCATTCGGAACCCTGCAAATTCTAGCTAGTTTTCAGCAACACCGGCCCAACTGAAATTGAGATAAATAAGAGTAATCCATGTGTTTAAGTAGCTAGCTAGCTACCTATCCGGTGGATACTTGCTTCCAGCTCCTCCCTGCATCTCCAAAGCAACAACATAGTTAGTTAATAATTAgtctattttcttctttttttgagaaCTAGTACAAGTTAGTTAATTACTAGTCTACTAGTGGAGTACCTCTGATTTCATGGTCTCTGACAGAATGGGGATGTTGTAGCTGCCGATTTTGGGGACCTGATTCTGGTCCATAAGAATGTTGGTGATCTTGAGGTTATTCGCAAACAGGCCTGGTATGATCCCTCCATGCAGGAACTGAATGCCCTTGGCCACACCAATGGCGGTCGATATTCTTTGGCCCCACGACAGCCTCCGGCCTTCCGTTCCTTCTGAAGAGGAAGCTCCAGTTGGGTTAGCCGATTATAGACTATGACAAAAACACTAGCTAGGTAACAATGGAGgtgagggagaagaaaaagaacttgCGTGAAATCCTGCCCCTGAGGTTGCCATTGTGCACGTATTCGAAGACGAGGTAGAGGTGCGTGACGGTGGAATCGTCGAGGTTGTACTGGAAGCAGTGCCCCAGCGCGCTCACCAGGTGCCGATGCCTCAGCTTGGATATCATCTCGATGTGGCGGGTGAAGCTCTGGCTCTTGTTCACCTTGAGGGACCTGATTGTCACCGGGGTCCCATTGCTTAGCCGTCCACGGTACATCTGACCATCAACAACAATAATAACCTCATGAGTTGAGCACTATAAGATACGTAGTAGATGTCGAAAAAACAGAGAGTACCTACCTGGCCATGAGCATCTTGCCCCATGAGGCTAGACACCTGGAAGTTATCGGTGGCCGCCTCCAGCTCCACCAAGGAGAATGATCTGTATGCCGGAATGCCAAGAGCCCCCAGCTTCACCGTCTGAGATATGTAacctgtttgtttgtttgtttgattgtttgttcaAACACTACAAGTTAGCAGCAGTATTCCTTCCCTTTCTGCCTCCCAACCCAACCCAAAGACAACCCAAAGACCAAAGATTCTTACGCGCGTCGGCCAGCAAATTCGAAGGGTAAGCGCTCGACGCGTTCTCCACCAGTCTCCGTGCAGGCCTCGCCTTGGGCGCGCTCGCCTTCCTCACCACAAACACCACCGCCGCGCTCACGACCAATGCTCCCACAAGGACAATGCCGGCCACCACACCGGCCTTGGCGCCACTCTTCTTGTGTCCCTGCTCAGGCACGATCCCGACGGCCAATGCCTGGTTCCGGCAGAAGGGCGACGGGTGCTGGGACTGGGAGTCGTCGCCGGCTGTGGAAAGGCAGTTGGCCGAGAAGAGCACGCTCTTGCCGGGGGCGGCCAGCAGGCAGCCGGGGAGGCTCCCCGTCAGGAGGTTCGACGAGAGGTCCACGAACCGGAGGTTCTCGCCGCAGGAGGCGTTGCCCGAGAGCCGCCCGGTGAACCTGTTCCCGGCGATGCTCAGGTACTCCATGGACGGCAGCGACAGCAGCGCCGCCGGGAAAGGCCCCACGAACCTGTTCCCCGACACGTCCAGCCGCTCCAGGAGGTAGCACGAGGCGAGCATGTCGGCGGGGAGGCCGTCGCTGAACTTGTTGCCGGCGAGCACCACGCTGGCCACCTTCCGCCCCAGCCGCGGGAACTTGGGCCCTAGCGCGTTGTTGGCCATGTCAATCACCTGGAGGTTCTTGAGGTCCGGCAGATTCCCGGAGAGGTTGTTGGACGCCAGCACCAGCGACCTCAGCGACAGCATGTCCTTGAGCGACTCCGGCAGCGTCCCCTGCAGCATGTTGTTCCGGAGGCTGAGGACCGCCAGCAGCGGCATGTCCTTGAGCCACCCCGGCAGCTTGCCTCCCAGCATGTTGTGGTCCGCGACCAGCGTCTGGAGGCTGCCGAGCTGGGAGAGCCCCCGCGGGAGCTCGCCGTAGAGGTAGTTGGAGCTGACGTTGACGATCTCCAGCTTCTGGAGGCGGGAGATCTTCCCCGGCAGTGGCCCCCAGAGGCCGAGGTTGGTGAGCGTGAGCACCTTGAGATCCGGCAGCCTGGACAGCGTGGTGAAGAAGGCGTCGATGGAGAAGGTGGCGGGGAGCGGGCGCGCCCCGGCCCCGGGGTCGCCCATGATGTGGAGCTGCGTGACGCTGTCCTCGTAGCACTCGACGAAGGCGGAGGCGGTCTTGTAGTCGCCGCCGTAGCAGAAGTCGGTGTAGTTGTGCCAGGTGCCGAGCACCGGCGGGTCGCCCAGGAGCTGCCGGAGCTTGAAGAGGGACCAGGCCTGTGAGGGCTGCAGCGGCGTGGCTCCCGGCAGCAATGCCAGGGACGCCACCGACAGCAAGATGAGCAGAGCATGGCCACCCATTTTTTACAAGATTTCTTTCAGCTTCTTCCTGGATCAAGAAGCTGAGGAACCAAGAATTGTGATTGTGGGATTCTAGCGCAGGAGCAGAAGCGATTAGCAAATAAAGTTGTTGGACACTGGGACTGGGAGGAAAAGTCGAGTTTGAGAGCTCAGAAAAGTTAATGTGAGAGGAGCTTGTACATACAGTTAATGGAGATAGGTACTGGTCACCAGAAAAACATTGTGCAGTCCGCACAGGGATCTGGCCTGGCCTGGCCTGACCGACTGAGTGGTCCGTCCTTGACACCGCAAAGCAAGCAAGAACAAGATGCTCTCCCTCAAGAAACATCACCAGATTTGCATTCCTTTCTTGAAGAACTGGCAAGAGGAATTAACCACACTATGTCATGTCAGCATGAAGAACTGGCAATAGAAATTAACCATATTATTACTATAACCTAGAGAAAGTGCAAGAAATCTCACCTCACCACACCTTTGAATGATGATAATGAGATGAGTGCGTGCAAGTGAAGTGAATGGAACAGCTTGAAAAAGCTTTTTTAGTTTTGGGGATTTGTCAAGGGAGGGAATCATATGCTTAGTGTCGTCTAGTACTCTACTCTGCTCAGTACTACTAGTATACTCCACTGTGGCAGAGCAGCGGTAGGCGGGGCATCACGGGATTGCACAACCGCGGGGCAAAGGGACAAGACGGATTCTTTGCTCTCAGAATGATTGAGCTGTAGAGAAACGGAGGCTGGCAAAGGGACAAGGGGGTGTGAGCCCGGTGctgccttttctctctctctccctttccaCTATCTATCATCAAATGCAGATTCGTCAAAATAAAATCAGAATTTCCCGGCGGGAAAAAGGGCTCAGCAGCCAAATGGTTGCTTTCTTTACTGGTTGTGCCTTTTTTCTGGGATCTCTCTCAATATTTTCATTCGTAAGTTTCTGCTAAAGCACAAAGCAGCAGGATATCTCTCTTGTTTCCTGGTTGGTTGCTTGGTTGACGTTGCTGAGATTTGCTAAAGCTCGAGTGTAAGTAAGCAACCTGTTGTTTTCTGGCATCAATGTTTAGTGTGCAATTGATAGGGATATGATGACAGTTCAGCTGGTGGAGAAGCAAGCAACACCCAATCACACTGTGATTTACTGCTGCTTTTGGGACACTACACTTTGATGCCTGGTTTCTTGCTTCACAGCTTAAATCACAAGAAAGAACTATACCAGTGACAACACTGCTTAGCGTGAACTTCTTCTGCATGCAGAGATTCTTTTCTTAAAAGAATCTAGGATCATCTCGGCCTGGCAGCAAAAATGGATGAGTGAAGTAGTAAAAGAATTTGAGATGGGGTGAACTAGTAAATTCAGAGTGTATTTTTTACTGTTTTAGCGAGAAAATGTTTCTTTTCTGTAACAACTTCATATGTTGTGATTATTTACGAAACATTGCCCGGGATCTGTGTGCCTCCTATAATTTCTCTCTGTTCATTACTGTTTTTGCCACAAAATTCCTTTGCTTTACTCAAAGGAGAAAAGACAACGGAAGCATCACTTTCTCTCTAGGTGGCAAACATGCACCAACCCTCCTCACTTGAGGCTACACAGCACATGAATTTTTTGTACAGTGTAACATTGGGCAACAAACACGGAGAGAGAAAGTTGGAATCCTGGGCGCATGTGAGCGGTGGCCGGTGAGCCACACCCCCGTTATTTTTTAAATTTTCAGGCTAGGGGACTTTTCACCACCAGATTTTTCGTTGAAAGTAGAGGATCGTTACATGTACATCAATCGCAACATGCATGCAGGGAGCATTGAGCAAGAGGGTGCTCAGTGGGGTGTAGGCGACGCTGTCGGAGCAAGTCAGCCAACCATCATCAACGCAACGAAGTTCAACAAGAAGGCGAACGTGCCAGAGAACCGTCTCATCGCGATAGAGCTTCAGGGTGCGGAGTGGCGAGGGCTCCATGCCTTGGAACACAACCGAGTTCCGATGCTTACGTAGGAGCCAAAAGCACAGTAGAAGGAAGGAGAGGCGGGCTGCTGGGGCAACCACACATTACAAACCAATTAGGCACTCCCCCACCCCCCCTCTCTTCTGGCGGCACGGGGGGAACCCTGGTCGCCGTACCTagcggccacctccggcgccctccCTCGCATCGCCGCCGTCGGGGCGGATCTGGCCTCTCTCGCTCCCCACCACCGCCCCACTCTGCATCGCGCCCTCCTTCcctccggcgaggctgtggtgtCCCAGGTTGTGCTGCGCAGTCGGATCCAATCCCCCGCTGCTCTGAGCTGGCCGCGGCCCCCCTGTCCACGAGCTCCATCAACCGTCGCGGGTGCCCCGCCCTCGACCCCGGGATCCCTCCCCGACGCTGCTTGGGTGTCCATTCCCGCTGCTGCCTGAGCCTGCCGGTCTAGAGATGGATCCGACGTTCCTGGCCATGGCCATGGATGCCATCCCCTGCAGCCTTCCCCACCCCTCGCCGTGGCACGGTCCAGCCTCTGTTATTGCTGCTATCGGGCATGGGTGGGGTGTGGGACCTACGGCTGGTTGCGAGCGTGTTCGCAGCCTGCGACCTTCCCTACGCAGGCGGCCCCCCTCGTCTCCGGCGGCACTCCCTCTCCCCGAGCCATGGTGACGGCTCTCGAATGAAGGCGACGATGCTTATGTGGTTATGGTTGACACGAGACATCTTGCGGTGGGTCCTTGCTAGCGCTGTCCCGGCCCCGGGGTCTCGGGCCCGCGTCTCTCCTGTTTTCCCTGCTTTCTGCTCTGCCGGGCAGCTCCGGCCTCGGTGACCGAGTGGCTGCGACCCTTCCAGCTCACTTGGCTGCCCGATGTCCCAATGGCTAAGGCCACGGCAGCTCGAATCTGCATCCCTCCAGTCCTAGCTTGCTGATGCTGCTGGACGCCGTCgccccaacaccccccccccccccccgcgcgcgcatgGTGCACCTCGTTGCCTGCCCTACCCAGTACGCCTCGAAGCCTTCTCCTTTTGCCAGATCTGTTGCTCGTGGGTCCGGAGGCGGTGGCACCCTTCGAAGGCAGGTGCAGCCCTGTCAACCCCCTTCCACCATGGTGCTGCCGACCATTGTCGGCTCCCTCATCTTCGATTCCAGATCCAACGGCTAAGGGATTGTTGTGCTTCAGGCCAGGGACAGATCTCTGCTCGGCTTGCCGGTGCTGGCAACGGCGGCGCCTGAGGGTGTCGTTTCCTCATTAGAGGCGTTGCCAAGGCCTTAAGTTGTGCCCCTGTTCGtgctcaggggaaaccctaggtccggttTCTCCAGACCGGACGGCGACGGCGTCTCGACATcattttccttcttgaaggcgctatctTGCTTGCTCGCGGTGTCCGTTGTATTAGCTCGGGTGATGTTGGAGTTCTTGCTGGTTTGGCATGGCCGCTCTTGGTTTGGATTTGGTAGGTTTAGTTGTGTTGTATCTTCTATTCGGGCCGAGCATCCCTTGTCTCTCTACTTCGGGCATCATGTTCGCGCCTGTCTACGTTCGTGTCATGTGTTGTATCCCTCGCTGTACTCATTCTATtccttctatcaatgaaaagatacgcaagctttgcgtattcacgAAAAAAACGACGGTTGCCGGGAGACAATTGGAGtaggctgtgacgcccggataattaagctacagtaatttcctgctaatgatgccatgccacctagattactattgctaatctcgcgctagttcgaaaccgattcaaattcaaattcaaaatcaagcaaacaataaaagttttcaaatattaaaactaaaatgtttggagtgaaccaaatattccATAGGttattatggtggagaaaccacacctttataaaataattaaatactaTAGGATGAATAAAACAGGagtaaaaacaattatttaaataccttttgtaattaataaaatgtcgaactaatttatttgaggattagacttttgtgactatggactaagttgaaatactaatttagatgctacgtgtatattttactaaaactaaaataatagaaaacaaaactaaaacagaaaagataaaataaataaaaaataaaaaagaaaagaaaagaaaagggacccccactgggccaactggcccagctgacAGCCAGGCCAGCCCAACTGGCCCAGCCCGCACCCCCACTCATCCCCAACCTCCtgctatagggagggaggggatCGTGGCAGACATCCAACCGGCCATGGCCGCGCCATGGCGCGTGCCGGCCATTCCCCGGTCCCCTTGGAGTATAAGGCCGAGCCCCCAACCCCccagcgaaccctagccctcaatCCCTCTACCCCGCGCCGCTTCCTTCTCTCCCGAGcaaagccgtcgccgccgctcactatagccatggccaccggccaacCCTCGCCGACCCGAGGTGTCCAGGAGGACCCTCGTCTTCAACCACGTCGCCTGCGCCCCTGGATTGAGGCGGGGGAACCACCGAACGTCTCCTTCGATCCGCTCTTCTCCGCCTCAGCCACCGCGACGTCGTCGTCGATCTGCCGCACCGCGACCTCCCGGGC
This region of Triticum aestivum cultivar Chinese Spring chromosome 2D, IWGSC CS RefSeq v2.1, whole genome shotgun sequence genomic DNA includes:
- the LOC123052808 gene encoding probable inactive leucine-rich repeat receptor-like protein kinase At3g03770 isoform X3, whose amino-acid sequence is MGGHALLILLSVASLALLPGATPLQPSQAWSLFKLRQLLGDPPVLGTWHNYTDFCYGGDYKTASAFVECYEDSVTQLHIMGDPGAGARPLPATFSIDAFFTTLSRLPDLKVLTLTNLGLWGPLPGKISRLQKLEIVNVSSNYLYGELPRGLSQLGSLQTLVADHNMLGGKLPGWLKDMPLLAVLSLRNNMLQGTLPESLKDMLSLRSLVLASNNLSGNLPDLKNLQVIDMANNALGPKFPRLGRKVASVVLAGNKFSDGLPADMLASCYLLERLDVSGNRFVGPFPAALLSLPSMEYLSIAGNRFTGRLSGNASCGENLRFVDLSSNLLTGSLPGCLLAAPGKSVLFSANCLSTAGDDSQSQHPSPFCRNQALAVGIVPEQGHKKSGAKAGVVAGIVLVGALVVSAAVVFVVRKASAPKARPARRLVENASSAYPSNLLADARYISQTVKLGALGIPAYRSFSLVELEAATDNFQVSSLMGQDAHGQMYRGRLSNGTPVTIRSLKVNKSQSFTRHIEMISKLRHRHLVSALGHCFQYNLDDSTVTHLYLVFEYVHNGNLRGRISQGTEGRRLSWGQRISTAIGVAKGIQFLHGGIIPGLFANNLKITNILMDQNQVPKIGSYNIPILSETMKSEMQGGAGSKYPPDRVPNGDKIDMYDFGVILLEVISGRPISSIYEVEMMKEQLQSALTAQGPSKRSNLVDPAVSKGCSDDSMRTVMEVCLGCLAKEPTQRPSVEDVLWNLQFAAQVQDGSRRSSEESPLSPSQPHAQSAHDSPTHR